The following proteins are encoded in a genomic region of Dioscorea cayenensis subsp. rotundata cultivar TDr96_F1 chromosome 8, TDr96_F1_v2_PseudoChromosome.rev07_lg8_w22 25.fasta, whole genome shotgun sequence:
- the LOC120267919 gene encoding uncharacterized protein LOC120267919 isoform X1, protein MAAEQARFPLFAGKREGNRFGKRVRIYLSGFGQTGINPLRRSKRRSLSSLASGDPSSPPPPPPPPRLLRTPPTTISMRTLPIVPGFLASIAFLPLHPVAIASTHYPCEDIRHYYSTTNGLHGIELQKQLGSIVSVHDPIPYRKVWDALMILDAADADNPEASSDVIEIYSLRAVAKQLAGRPDGWNREHLWPRSYGLIDAPALSDLHNIRPADVNVNSSRGNKYYGECTDTSTDCLRPANREAALDTETDKQRWAPPLQVRGDIARSLMYMAVCYGFHVPDRNPPLQLSDSPNVQNRTMGLLSELLKWNEIDPPSREEQLRNERICKLYQHNRNPFIDHPEYANLIWKPTIPTISTTFSPSLQAWVNEFHYNNKGEDRNEFVEIIVERSTDASTLKLILYNGADGKMYASLPLEDGQVFTINNSDSGFLIFTTFVRLQNGPADGIALVSGRIDDHYEVIQFLSYGGTLKAKDGPAKGIESIDLQLQETEKSSEDDSLGLAGQSLRELQWRKFVRGATPGKLNIGEQLL, encoded by the exons ATGGCAGCCGAACAAGCCCGGTTCCCGTTGTTCGCGGGGAAACGTGAAGGGAATCGATTTGGTAAGCGGGTACGGATCTATCTTAGCGGATTCGGGCAAACGGGTATAAACCCGTTAAGAAGATCGAAGCGACGAAGCCTCTCATCACTGGCGAGTGGCgacccttcttctcctcctccacctcctcctcctcctcggctCCTCCGAACTCCACCCACCACCATCTCCATGAGAACTCTTCCAATCGTTCCGGGATTCCTTGCCTCCATTGCTTTCCTTCCTCTCCATCCCGTCGCCATTGCAAGTACTCACTATCCTTGCGAAGACATCCGTCATTACTACTCCACTACCAATGGATTGCATGGCATTGAGCTTCAGAAGCAGCTCGGATCCATTGTTTCAGTTCATGATCCCATTCCTTACCGAAAG gtATGGGATGCTCTTATGATTCTTGATGCTGCGGATGCTGATAATCCTGAGGCTTCTTCAGATGT GATTGAGATTTATTCATTAAGGGCAGTGGCCAAACAGTTGGCAGGAAGACCTGATGGATGGAACA GAGAGCATTTATGGCCTCGATCATATGGTCTGATAGATGCACCAGCACTGTCTGATTTACACAATATCCGCCCTGCTGATGTTAATG TGAATTCGTCGAGGGGAAACAAATATTATGGTGAGTGTACCGATACATCTACCGACTGTTTGAGGCCAGCAAACCGTGAAGCTGCTCTTGATACAGAAACAGATAAGCAGAGATGGGCACCACCATTACAG GTTAGAGGGGATATAGCGAGGTCCCTGATGTACATGGCTGTGTGTTATGGGTTTCATGTTCCTGACAGAAACCCACCTTTGCAACTATCTGATTCACCGAATGTCC AAAACAGGACAATGGGACTGCTGTCTGAATTACTTAAATGGAATGAAATTGATCCACCATCAAGAGAAGAACAGCTGAGAAATGAGAGGATATGCAAGCTTTATCAGCACAATAGAAACCCGTTCATCGATCATCCAGAATATGCAAATCTCATATGGAAGCCCACTATTCCAACAATCTCAACCACTTTCAGTCCGTCCCTACAAGCTTGGGTCAATGAGTTCCATTATAACAACAAAGGTGAAGACCGAAACGAA TTTGTTGAGATCATAGTGGAGAGATCAACCGATGCATCCACATTAAAGCTTATATTATACAATGGAGCTGACGGAAAAATGTATGCATCATTACCGTTAGAAGACGGGCAAGTCTTTACTATCAACAATAGCGATTCGGGATTTCTCATCTTCACAACATTTGTTCGCCTGCAAAATGGTCCTGCAGACGGCATCGCATTGGTTTCCGGCAGAATTGATGATCACTATGAAGTGATTCAGTTCCTTTCTTATGGAGGCACATTGAAAGCAAAAGACGGGCCTGCGAAAGGGATTGAGTCTATCGATCTTCAGCTTCAAGAGACCGAAAAATCATCGGAGGATGATTCTCTTGGACTGGCAGGACAAAGTCTCAGAGAACTTCAATGGAGAAAGTTTGTGAGAGGAGCAACTCCTGGGAAGCTAAACATTGGGGAGCAACTCCTGTGA
- the LOC120267919 gene encoding extracellular ribonuclease-like isoform X2, producing MAAEQARFPLFAGKREGNRFGKRVRIYLSGFGQTGINPLRRSKRRSLSSLASGDPSSPPPPPPPPRLLRTPPTTISMRTLPIVPGFLASIAFLPLHPVAIASTHYPCEDIRHYYSTTNGLHGIELQKQLGSIVSVHDPIPYRKVWDALMILDAADADNPEASSDVIEIYSLRAVAKQLAGRPDGWNREHLWPRSYGLIDAPALSDLHNIRPADVNVNSSRGNKYYGECTDTSTDCLRPANREAALDTETDKQRWAPPLQVRGDIARSLMYMAVCYGFHVPDRNPPLQLSDSPNVQNRTMGLLSELLKWNEIDPPSREEQLRNERICKLYQHNRNPFIDHPEYANLIWKPTIPTISTTFSPSLQAWVNEFHYNNKVC from the exons ATGGCAGCCGAACAAGCCCGGTTCCCGTTGTTCGCGGGGAAACGTGAAGGGAATCGATTTGGTAAGCGGGTACGGATCTATCTTAGCGGATTCGGGCAAACGGGTATAAACCCGTTAAGAAGATCGAAGCGACGAAGCCTCTCATCACTGGCGAGTGGCgacccttcttctcctcctccacctcctcctcctcctcggctCCTCCGAACTCCACCCACCACCATCTCCATGAGAACTCTTCCAATCGTTCCGGGATTCCTTGCCTCCATTGCTTTCCTTCCTCTCCATCCCGTCGCCATTGCAAGTACTCACTATCCTTGCGAAGACATCCGTCATTACTACTCCACTACCAATGGATTGCATGGCATTGAGCTTCAGAAGCAGCTCGGATCCATTGTTTCAGTTCATGATCCCATTCCTTACCGAAAG gtATGGGATGCTCTTATGATTCTTGATGCTGCGGATGCTGATAATCCTGAGGCTTCTTCAGATGT GATTGAGATTTATTCATTAAGGGCAGTGGCCAAACAGTTGGCAGGAAGACCTGATGGATGGAACA GAGAGCATTTATGGCCTCGATCATATGGTCTGATAGATGCACCAGCACTGTCTGATTTACACAATATCCGCCCTGCTGATGTTAATG TGAATTCGTCGAGGGGAAACAAATATTATGGTGAGTGTACCGATACATCTACCGACTGTTTGAGGCCAGCAAACCGTGAAGCTGCTCTTGATACAGAAACAGATAAGCAGAGATGGGCACCACCATTACAG GTTAGAGGGGATATAGCGAGGTCCCTGATGTACATGGCTGTGTGTTATGGGTTTCATGTTCCTGACAGAAACCCACCTTTGCAACTATCTGATTCACCGAATGTCC AAAACAGGACAATGGGACTGCTGTCTGAATTACTTAAATGGAATGAAATTGATCCACCATCAAGAGAAGAACAGCTGAGAAATGAGAGGATATGCAAGCTTTATCAGCACAATAGAAACCCGTTCATCGATCATCCAGAATATGCAAATCTCATATGGAAGCCCACTATTCCAACAATCTCAACCACTTTCAGTCCGTCCCTACAAGCTTGGGTCAATGAGTTCCATTATAACAACAAAG TTTGTTGA
- the LOC120267581 gene encoding putative receptor-like protein kinase At4g00960 yields MGGRLNFQEFLASEPPAQHVYVLEIQSPKPSVSISFFLLGATACLVMIFLVFFLFWKFVKPETLWKMIQFNRTSRVPDYISSDLRAVSYFDFKTLRTATKNFHPRNQLGRGGFGPVYEGELDDGRRIAVKQLSLGKSQQGESEFLSEVKMITNIQHKNLVRLVGCCSEGAQRLLVYEFMKNKSLDCIIFGENGLFLSWNARFQIILGIARGIQYLHEDAHLRIVHRDIKASNILLDDKFQPKIGDFGLARFFPEDQAYLSTTVAGTLGYTAPEYAIRGELSEKADIYSFGVLVLEIISFRKNTDHTLPSEMQYLPEYAWKLYKRSRLIDMVDPKLQTDEFVESDVLHVCHIALLCLQPYPNLRPPMSEVVSMLTCKSELSTIPVKPAFINRKALICSNVSWESLSDRPPSPSLSLSQLQGDSPLILPAENPHHLDDTSLNLSSQCER; encoded by the exons ATGGGTGGCCGTTTGAATTTTCAAG AGTTCTTAGCATCAGAACCACCAGCTCAACATGTTTATGTGCTAGAAATACAATCTCCAAAGCCATCTGTttccatttcattctttttgctgGGTGCTACTGCATGCCTTgttatgatttttcttgttttctttcttttctggAAGTTTGTCAAGCCTGAAACTTTGTGGAAGATGATACAATTCAACAGAACTTCAAGAG TTCCAGATTACATCAGTAGTGATCTTAGAGCAGTTAGCTATTTTGACTTCAAAACTCTAAGGACAGCAACTAAGAATTTCCATCCAAGGAATCAACTTGGACGTGGAGGCTTTGGTCCAGTTTATGAG GGAGAGTTGGATGATGGGAGGAGGATTGCAGTGAAGCAATTGTCTCTTGGAAAATCTCAGCAAGGGGAATCTGAATTTCTTTCTGAGGTGAAGATGATCACAAATATCCAACACAAGAATCTTGTCCGTCTTGTCGGGTGTTGCTCCGAGGGAGCACAGAGGCTGCTTGTATATGagttcatgaaaaataaaagcttGGATTGCATCATATTTG GAGAAAATGGGCTGTTCTTGAGTTGGAATGCTCGGTTTCAAATCATTCTCGGCATTGCTCGTGGAATACAGTATCTACATGAAGATGCACATTTGAGAATTGTTCATCGAGATATCAAGGCAAGCAATATTCTCCTTGATGACAAATTCCAGCCAAAAATTGGCGATTTTGGGTTGGCCAGGTTCTTCCCTGAAGATCAAGCCTATCTCAGCACCACTGTTGCAGGGACTTT AGGCTATACTGCTCCTGAGTACGCCATAAGAGGAGAATTATCAGAAAAGGCGGATATTTACAGCTTTGGAGTTCTTGTTCTGGAGATAATCAGTTTTAGGAAAAACACAGATCACACACTCCCATCAGAAATGCAATATCTTCCagaatat GCATGGAAGCTTTACAAGAGATCAAGGCTCATTGATATGGTGGATCCAAAACTACAAACTGATGAATTTGTAGAAAGTGATGTCCTCCATGTTTGTCATATTGCTTTGTTGTGTCTTCAACCGTATCCAAATTTGCGGCCACCAATGTCTGAAGTAGTTTCCATGCTAACATGCAAGAGTGAACTTTCAACAATCCCAGTGAAACCAGCTTTCATAAACCGCAAGGCTTTGATCTGCAGTAATGTTTCATGGGAGAGTTTATCTGATCGGCCGCCATCGCCTTCATTATCCCTTTCACAGTTGCAAGGTGATTCACCTCTCATCCTTCCTGCCGAAAACCCCCATCATCTTGATGACACAAGCCTGAATCTATCAAGCCAATGCGAGAGGTGA